Below is a window of Ciceribacter thiooxidans DNA.
AAGGCTTCGAAGGCGAGCGGCAAGGCATACTGGGAATGGAGATCCTTGCGCTTCGCCCAGTTGATCAGGATCGCCGAGGTCGCGGCGCCGAGAACAAAGGCCACGAGCGCGGAAAGGCCACCCAGGAAGAACTCTAGATTGCCGAGGACGAGGTTGTCGGCCATCGACGAGACCATGCCGGACATATGGGACGTATATTGCTGGACGGCCATGAAGCCGCCGGCATTGGCCGCGCCTGCGACGAAGGTCAGGTAGAATGCGAGATGTCGGTCACTGGCTTCTGTCCGGTGACGATCGGCGAGGCTTCTGATGTAGGCTTGCATGGGATGAGACTGCGGCGGGTTTGAGGAAGAGATGACAAGCTATTGGCGGGCCGCAAGACTTGCAAGCGCTACCATCGGTATAGATGGGGTGTCCGGTAGCCACGGGATAGGGACCTCGGAAACAGCGACCATCGTTCACCAGGTCAGGCGAGATAGGCGTAGTATGCCCAGACAGCAACGAAGGCCAGAAAAATCCCAGAAAACAGCAAGGCCTTGCGAACTGCCGGCTTTGCCTTCTTCTCTTCTTTTGGCTTCGGCGGCCGCTTGAACTCGATAACGTTGGACATTGCCATTCCTTCAACAGCGTTTCGCTAGCACGAGTGCTCTCATATAGCAAAAAAGCGGTTCATGGCTGCTCACGTCAAGGTGACAGTCTGCCTCTCCCGTCTTTCGGACGAGAAAAGACGCCGGCCGCGTTTGACGGCCAAGCACGATCTTGAGCGGGAGCCCGCGGCGTGAGTTCGACACAGGTACCGCCCATAGAGCATCATCTGGCGGGCCCGGATCTACTCAAAGGTGCAGCGAGCGGCTCGAAAACAGCCCGGCTGACGAGGTCTCTGTACGTCCGTTTCTCAGGCCTGCTGCAAGGGCTGAGCGTTTGACCAGACGTGCCACCTCCTGATCGTGCAGCCGCGTCTTCCCGACGATCTTACCTCCGCGGAGCACCCGACGGAAAATCGGACCATTGGTGATCCTGCCGAGCCGCATCCAGAGCCTGAGAGCCGTGACAGGACAAGAAGCCTCGTCGGAGGTGTATGCAATTTCGACCTGCCGCTGACCGGCCTTCCCATTGACGTTGATCGTGAGGCCCTCGGGGCCGAACTTAACCCAGCCGCACCCGTCGTCGCTCTCATCCGGTCCGGCATCCAGCCCGGTGATCTCGGCGCGGGCGAGGCGGCCAGCGAAGCCGAGCAGCAGAATGGCTCGATCACGCAGTCCCTTGAGGCTGCCACGGTCGAGGGTTTCCAGCATCGAGGCAAGGTCGCTCTGCGTCAACGTTTCCTTGCGAGGGGCGGGCGGGCCGCCGGAGCTGCGGGCATCGGCGAGCGCGGACATGATCGTCTGGTCCTGGCGGGAGAGAGTTAAGCCACGCTGTGCATAGTTCCATGTCAGCGACGAGAGTCTCCGCTCGATCGTGGCAACGGAATTGGCTCGCCCGTCCTGGCGCCCTTCACCCGAAGCACAGGCGCGGATATAGCGAGCGACAAGCTGTGGGTCGGCGGGCAGGGGAGGGGCGGCTTCCCGTCGGCACCATGCCGCGAAATGCTTCCAGTCTGACGCATAGGCGCGACGCGTATGCGAGGATGCGGGCTCTTTCGGGATTCCGTGCGCACGGTTTGCTTCTGTGGACGACGGTGCCGTATCTGCGTCAAGTGCGCAGGCGCCGCGTAGACGGTCGCTCCTGCTTGGCTTATGTTTCGTTGTGGTGGTGGCTTTCTCGGGCATTTTAGGGGCGTTTATCTCTGTTGCGGATAGAATACAGCCACGTGCGCGGCCAAACAAGAAGCCAAGTCCGATTATCGTTCGTAGTTTCCCGTCGGCAAGCTGTGCGCTTTTAACACAAACGGTATTGAAAAGCGCACATCTCCGCTATGCTGCGCTTCATGGATTCGTTCACTGATTCGTCGACCGTTGCTTCGTCCCGGCCCGCCGCTGTGCCGATCTGGGCACAGGCACGTGGTACGGTAGATGGCGAGGTGGATGCATCTTTCATGGCCGGCGCGGCACTGACGATGCTTTACGAGCGCGTACGCGAAACCCCCGCGTGGGCGGGTTGCTGGCGCAATCGGCTGGCGCTCGCGTCGGCCCATGCCGCAGTCCGCCTGATGGGACGCAAGGAGGATGAAACATCACTTCGCGATGCCGTGCTTCTCTGTCCTCCCGGAGGAGATCCCGGACCGGCAGGACGGGTTCTTGTGGCCTATAGAAGACTCGCATCGCGCAAGGCTGCGATGACGGAAACAACAATTCGGGAAGTCGCCGATCTGCTCGCCCTCCGTTGGGATGAGGCGCTCGCCGACGTTCCCGCCTTCATCGACGAATTGTTGCAGTCGCGACGAGCGGTGCCGATCGTCATCGCCGCGCTCGTTGAACGGGTCGTTGCGATGCGGCCGGATGCCGAAGTCCTCGCATGGTGGCTGGCAGACTGGGTGCTCGCGCGGCTCATCCATCTGGAGCTGCCGGTTCCGCTCTTCACGCAGGCACGCTACGGGGCGGCATTCCGCGCCGCAGGCGGCGGCCGCAGCCGGCCGGGTGACGAGGGTTTCGCCCGCGCCGTCTGTCTGGCGCTTGCCCTGCAGGTACCGGATGCGCTGCGGCTTGCAGCGGAGATTGAGCGGCGAGCCGGGAGCCTGATGACTGTTTCACCGAAGGTTCGAACGAAAGGGCGGGAAGGCGTTATTGAACGACTGCTTTCCGACGACGCTGTCGCGGCGTCGCTGCCGGGCACGGGTCTTTCCCGCTGGGCAGGCCGTCGGCTCTTCGAAAGGCTCGAGGCGTTCGGCGCGATCCGGGAGCTTTCCGGTCGTCCGACCTTCCGGATCTACGGGTTGTGACGATGACCGGCGCAACAACAGCCGAACGGACGGTGAAGCGACGTAAGGGGAGCGAAGCCTCCGCGTTCGACAAAGAGCTCGCGCATACCTCGCCGGCCGCGCGCTGGCGCGAATGGATGATGCGGGTGGAAGCCGTCATCTTTGCCTCGGTCGAGCCGGTCTCTCGCGAGACCCTGGCGCAGGTCGTTGGTTCCGGATGCAGCATTGATCTCCTGATTGACGATCTTCGTGAGGAACTACGCGATCGGCCGTACGAGATCGTCTTTGTCGCAGGCGGTTTCCAACACCGTACGAGAGCGAGCTACGCGCCGGCCATCCGTGCTGCCGCCGTTCCGACCCGTTCGGCCGGTGCCGCGCTCTCCCAGCACGAGGCTGCGGTGATCATGGCCGTCGGCTACTTCCAGCCGGTCACACGTGGTGAACTGTCGAAGATCTTCGGCAAGGAGATTTCCCGCGATACGATTGCCGGCCTGAAGGCGGCAGGTCTTCTCGCGTCCGGGCCACGAAGCCCGGCGCCGGGTGCACCTTACACCTATGTGACGACCAAGCATTTCCTCTCCACTTTCGGATTCGAGACCCTGCGGGATCTGCCCGATATTGAGGCGCTCGAGGATGCCGGACTTCTCAACAGGTATGCCGAAGCTGATACCGACCGGACGATGGACTCCGAGAGTGGCGAGGAACTGATTGAGGACGAGGATGCGTAATGCCCCAAGCACTTTGCAGGAATGGTCCGATGCCACATCGGGGCCACAAGAGTGAGACGCAATCATCCGAACTGTGATGGTCGCGAACGTGGTCTGATAAAGATGGACGAAACCTGCTGCAGTTCGGAGCGAACGTTTTCCTGAATTCGGTTCACGGATGCTTCGATCTCCGGCGTTCTGAGTTCGTCATGGAATTCAACGTCGATTGCCGCCACCACGTCAGACGGACCGAGATGGACCGTGAGGATGTCGACGACACCGGCGACGTCGCGGTCGGATGCCGCAAGTTCCGATATGCGGCGCCGGACCGCCGGTAGCGCCTGCTCCCCGATCAGCAAACCCTTGCTCTCGATCGCAAGAAAGATCGCCGTTGCTGCGAGCACAAGAGCGATACCGATCGAGCCGATCCCGTCGAGGAGAGGCATCTCGAAGACGTGCGCGGCGGTGATGGCGATGAAGGCGATCAGCAAGCCGAGGAGGGCGGCGGAGTCTTCAAACAGCACGGTGAAGATGGTAGGATCTTTGCTGCGTCGGACGGCAGCGAGGTAGCTCTGACGACCCTTCTCGCGCCGGAAGTGCCGCAGCGCGAAAAACCACGCAGATCCCTCAAACACCACCGACAGGCCAATGACAACATAGTTGACCGTTATATTTTGTGCCGGCACCGGATGGAGCAGATGCACGATGCCCTCGTAGAACGATACGCCGGCACCCACCGCAAAGACCAATAGCGCGACGACGAAGCTCCAGAAGTAGACTTCCCGCCCGTAGCCGAGTGGATGCGTCTCGTCGGGGGGGCTTGCGGCCCTGCGCAGGCCGTGCAGCATTAGCAGCTGGTTGCCGGTGTCCACGACAGAGTGGACGCCCTCGCTCAACATCGCCGAACTGCCGGTGAAGAGCGCGGCGGCGAACTTCGTCGCCGCAATCAGCGCATTCCCCGCCAGAGCGGCATAGATGACGGTCCTCGATCCACCTTGTGCGGCCACGCGTTTCTCCCTGCAGCTTTGCCGCAAAGGCAACCCTCTGCGTCGTTCATTGTTCCGCGGGGCACGGTGCCAAACGAAGTCCGGTCCGGGAACATTGGGGCATGAAGACAGGTTTCAGCTTTCGTGTTTGTGCATGCTCGCTATTGGACGGAGAACGATCGATGCGAGCGGACACATACGAAGCGTCGATGTGGGGGAGCGCGGTCCGCTCCGCTGTTCCCAAGGAGATCGGAGATAGACATGCAAAAGCAAGACAGAGACGAGCACGTCCGTAGCCGAGCCTACGAGATATGGGAGCAGGAGGGCCGACCGGACGGTGAACACGAACGCCATTGGCGACAGGCGAGCGAGGAATTCGAAGCCGGGCTTGCCGCGAGCGCGGAGGCAACAGACCTTCCGTGTGGGGCAGAAGGGCTCGCCACGGGCCTGCAACCGGGCAGCGTGACCCCGGTGGCGGTCCCGGTCGAGGCGCAGACAGCATCGGCGTTGCGGGCAAAGGTACAAGAGGCACGAGAGGCGTCGTTTAGCCCGAGCGTTGCCGTTATTCTTGGACAGACGACACCTCTGCGCGATCTTGGGAAAACGCATGCCGCCCGTTGGGTTCACCTGACGGGACGAAGTCGCAATTTTACCCCTCACACGACGAACACAGGCAAGCGACGCCCGGGAATTTCGAATATTATGAAGGCTGTTCGCAGATGTATGAACTCGGCTGCCAATTGGTCGCCTGGCCGCATACGAATTCTTATTTCGGAGCCTCTATCTGGAACAGGCAAGCGTCGAGCAGACATATCTCCTCCCCCGGTCGGAGCATGCACGCCTCGGCTGGGACATGTGCCGGACGTGCAGCTCTTTGCGCAAGCCACATGCGCGGTCTTTCTCGACCGCCTCGATTATCTTGAAACCTCCTGTCAATGGTGGTGCACTGGTCACCCGCAAAACACGAAGGCACGACGGGGTCAGATTGACCCGTAGCTGCAATGTTTCCGCGCGTGCAGAGCAACGGGGCCAGGCGGCACCCCGTTGCAAAAAAACAAATGCCGCAATGAAGAGGGAACGGACATGAAACATCTTCTTGCTTCCACCTGCCTCGTCGCAGGCCTTTTGGCCATGACGGGCGCTGCGCGCGCCGAATGCGGCGACGTGACCATCGCCAGCATGAACTGGCAAAGCGCCGAGGTGCTTGCTGCACTCGACAAGTTGATCCTGACGGAAGGTTACGGCTGCAACGCTGAAGTCATCGTGGGCGACACGGTTCCGACCATCACGTCGATGACCGAGAAGGGCGAGCCGGATCTGGCGCCGGAAGGCTGGGTCGACCTGCTGCCGGACGTCGTCAATCGCGGTATCGAGGAAGGCAAGCTCATCGGTGCCGCCGTGGCACTCTCCGATGCCGCCGTTCAGGGATGGTGGATCCCGAAATACATCGCCGATGCCAACCCGGACATCAAGACGATCGACGATGCGTTCAAGCATCCTGAGTTGTTCCCGGATCCCGAAGACAAGAGCAAGGGCGCCGTTCACAACGGCCCGCAGGGCTGGGGCGGCACCGTTGTGACCAGTCAGCTCTACAAGGCCTATGGTGGAGAGGCTGCAAACTTCACGCTGGTCGACACCGGCTCGGCGGCTGGCCTCGACGGCTCTATTGCCAAGGCTTACGAACGCAAGGAAGGCTGGCTCGGCTACTACTGGGCCCCGACCGCATTGCTCGGCAAGTACGAGATGGTGAAGCTCGAGCACGGCGTTCCCTACGACGCTGCAGAATGGAAGCGCTGCAACACCGTCGCCGATTGCCCGGATCCGAAGAAGAACGACTGGCCAAAGGACAAGGTGCAGACGCTGGTGACCAAGGCTTTTGCCGAACGTGCTGGCGACGACGTCATGGCCTATCTCAACAAGCGCGCCTGGAGCAATGACACGGTCAACAAGTTGATGGCGTGGATGACCGACAACCAAGCGAGCGGTGACGACGGCGCCAAGCACTTCCTCCAGGAGAACGAAGCGCTCTGGAAGGATTGGGTCTCGCCGGAAGCCGCCGAAAAGATCAAGGCGGCTCTCTGATCGTCTGACCAACGGGAAAGGACGGCACGTCCCCGACGTGCCGTCCTTCTCGTCTGTCTCGGATCCGTTGCAACGAATGCTCGCAGCGGGATTGACGTTATGAGCCTAAAAGTCGGCACTAGATCGGCAGGGGCTGGAAGGGGATCGACATGGAATGGTTCAACAAATTTCCGGCAATGAATCCGGATTCGCTGCGTGACCTCAAGAAGGCAATCGATGAAGGCTTTCGCAGCTTCACCCGCGCCTACGGCGACGGCATCGAATCTGTCTTCGAACCGCTGCAGCACTTTCTGATCTGGTCGGAGCGCTTCATGACGCGCACGCCGTGGCCGGTCATCCTCCTGCTCATCGCAGCTTTCGCCTGGTTCGCCAGCCGCAACTGGAAGATCGTCGCCGGCACCGTTTTCACCCTTCTCGCCATCGGCTATTTCGACATGTGGGATGATACAATGAAGACTGTGTCGATGATTTTCGTCTGCACGGTCCTCTCCATCGTGATCGGCATTCCGATCGGCA
It encodes the following:
- a CDS encoding DUF1403 family protein; amino-acid sequence: MDSFTDSSTVASSRPAAVPIWAQARGTVDGEVDASFMAGAALTMLYERVRETPAWAGCWRNRLALASAHAAVRLMGRKEDETSLRDAVLLCPPGGDPGPAGRVLVAYRRLASRKAAMTETTIREVADLLALRWDEALADVPAFIDELLQSRRAVPIVIAALVERVVAMRPDAEVLAWWLADWVLARLIHLELPVPLFTQARYGAAFRAAGGGRSRPGDEGFARAVCLALALQVPDALRLAAEIERRAGSLMTVSPKVRTKGREGVIERLLSDDAVAASLPGTGLSRWAGRRLFERLEAFGAIRELSGRPTFRIYGL
- the scpB gene encoding SMC-Scp complex subunit ScpB, producing the protein MTGATTAERTVKRRKGSEASAFDKELAHTSPAARWREWMMRVEAVIFASVEPVSRETLAQVVGSGCSIDLLIDDLREELRDRPYEIVFVAGGFQHRTRASYAPAIRAAAVPTRSAGAALSQHEAAVIMAVGYFQPVTRGELSKIFGKEISRDTIAGLKAAGLLASGPRSPAPGAPYTYVTTKHFLSTFGFETLRDLPDIEALEDAGLLNRYAEADTDRTMDSESGEELIEDEDA
- a CDS encoding cation diffusion facilitator family transporter, with the translated sequence MAAQGGSRTVIYAALAGNALIAATKFAAALFTGSSAMLSEGVHSVVDTGNQLLMLHGLRRAASPPDETHPLGYGREVYFWSFVVALLVFAVGAGVSFYEGIVHLLHPVPAQNITVNYVVIGLSVVFEGSAWFFALRHFRREKGRQSYLAAVRRSKDPTIFTVLFEDSAALLGLLIAFIAITAAHVFEMPLLDGIGSIGIALVLAATAIFLAIESKGLLIGEQALPAVRRRISELAASDRDVAGVVDILTVHLGPSDVVAAIDVEFHDELRTPEIEASVNRIQENVRSELQQVSSIFIRPRSRPSQFG
- a CDS encoding DUF2934 domain-containing protein, which gives rise to MQKQDRDEHVRSRAYEIWEQEGRPDGEHERHWRQASEEFEAGLAASAEATDLPCGAEGLATGLQPGSVTPVAVPVEAQTASALRAKVQEAREASFSPSVAVILGQTTPLRDLGKTHAARWVHLTGRSRNFTPHTTNTGKRRPGISNIMKAVRRCMNSAANWSPGRIRILISEPLSGTGKRRADISPPPVGACTPRLGHVPDVQLFAQATCAVFLDRLDYLETSCQWWCTGHPQNTKARRGQIDP
- a CDS encoding ABC transporter substrate-binding protein, whose translation is MKHLLASTCLVAGLLAMTGAARAECGDVTIASMNWQSAEVLAALDKLILTEGYGCNAEVIVGDTVPTITSMTEKGEPDLAPEGWVDLLPDVVNRGIEEGKLIGAAVALSDAAVQGWWIPKYIADANPDIKTIDDAFKHPELFPDPEDKSKGAVHNGPQGWGGTVVTSQLYKAYGGEAANFTLVDTGSAAGLDGSIAKAYERKEGWLGYYWAPTALLGKYEMVKLEHGVPYDAAEWKRCNTVADCPDPKKNDWPKDKVQTLVTKAFAERAGDDVMAYLNKRAWSNDTVNKLMAWMTDNQASGDDGAKHFLQENEALWKDWVSPEAAEKIKAAL